CCCCTTAGAGGATTCAAGTACCCATTCTGACCCTGAGCAGTCACGATCAGATTTGTCTGACGAGTAGAGCTTGGTGTCTTCGCTGTCTCCCGCTCTCCCTATGGCCGAGGAGGATGAGGGGGAGAATTTTACCAAGTCATGTACTACGGCTATGGCCCTTGTGGACCCCATTCTTAAGGTTGCGGACAGGGATGTCCCCTCTTTTGTTAAGGAGGCAGACTTGGTTGGGATTAAGGACTTGTATGGTATTCCAGATTCTTTCACAATTAGAGCGGCGAGTGATTGGGAAAGGGCATGTTTTAGGAACCGGGATGAGATGtgattttacttggattatttcAAAGCTAGTCTTCGCTTGCCCTTCCATGCCTTCTTCACCTTATTCTTCCGCTTCTACAAGTTAGCCCCTGCCCAATTTGCTTCGAATATGTGGCGTCTGGTAATTGCCTTTCTTCTATTATTCTCTCGTAGGGCCCCATGGTGGGCGCCAATCTGCTGCGATCGAAAAGTCTCCTGGTGACGTGTACGACCTGCAAGgggagaaaagacaaaaaagaggCCCGGAGCGGACTCCGAGGGGGTCTCTCCGATGCACAAAATATTTGTCAGAGAAGGGGTACAGAGAGGAGTAAGTGAGTGAAGTTGAGAATATCATACCTAggtccctctcttctctttttatacCTGGCATGGTTATCGAGGCGATTGATAGCTTCCCAGTCTTCCACCTTCTGACACGTACGATAGTGGGGTTGGTTACTTGCCTCAAAGAGGGGAACGACTCTTTGGCTCGTGCTCTGAGTAGTTGCTTGCCCCCCAAGCCAAGCTCTGTTACACGTGTCGCACGATCCGTCTTGTTGGCTGCCGACTAGGATCCTACCATGTGTCGACCACTTGTTGGTCGGATGTTTTTTGGTGTATCACTACCCCACGTATCATGGAAGTCAAATGAGAGGTATTATTGTAAAAATATTACAAGAGGCATAGTCTCATGTCAAGTATAGGTTTAAGAAAAAACTAGAAACGGAGACGCAACTTCAGAGTTGATTCATTGCTTTCGATGCAATCACATCATCATTCAATTGGAGGTTACAAGTTgtttagaaatttttttattattatgaatAGTTGATCATACTAAAAAAACCCAGGGAAGATGTACAAAAGATTAGTAACGAATCTCCCAAATATGGGTTTAGTAATAGGTATTAAGTGCGGTATCGGTCTCGGCTAAATAATAATAGCACCACCAAAGAACCACCTCAAAAATTAAAAGTAGCTAATTCTAAAAGGTTTGATACAAAAGTGTCACTACGAGCAAACTAGTCACTTCCCATCATGCGATCTTTTGAAAACAATATCGGATTAAATTCTTCAATGTTAGGTGGGTTTTCAAGGGTGATAAAATTTCAATGTTTACATTATGGCGCAAGGATCAAGATATAGTCAAAGAATAGGAATAAACAAGTCATCATgaatttaacaaatcaaaaagaataagaaaagaaaatgttatGAAACGAAACAATGAGTGTCAGTTAACTAATTGATATCGAAAAATAGGATTTAcgtgtaaaaaaaaatagaatgaaatgTGAAGAACCACGAGATGTCGAAAATAGCACATGTTCGATTATCGATTATCGGTGTaatgagattaaaaaaagacaaattaaaacaaaataaacaagagAAATAGCTTGGAAACAACACTATTGCTTACCTCAAACCACCATCACAGCCCCCGGCTAGAGTTATGTGAAGAAGATGGGGAGTTCTATAGTAAGTTGTGTTCAACCCAAACAGAGCCACTCTAGCTACTAAAACTCTTAAATGGTAGATGCTGTTATCTTTCTCTTTGGGTGAATTGGAGGTGGATGGAGGCTAAATTGGTAGGGGCGAAACAATTTCAGGGAGTTTGCatgtcttcttcctctattcttTTGACGACTTCGTTATAATATTGACCATAATCATCTTAATGGTGTAACCTTGTCCCTCTTTTTGAATTATATTGTCCAATCTCTTTGTTGCATTCACACATGTGAAAAGGGAAATCAGGATTTTTAGAGACAATTGAATGAACATACATTGCCCATCTCGTAAACATGAGGTATGACAAGCGCTATCTTGGTTAGATTTGTAATATACCTTCTTAAttagagaaagttttccttcaccacatgATCAACTTTCACCACATtatcctaggattcacaaatCCCTATAGAGATTTAGTATCttctccaaaataccctctcgattGCCTCCGGTGTGGTGAATGAATTCCCATTcatataaacttttttttttttttttggtagacccATTCATATAAACATAAAGTGGGTAGTTTTGTAAACTCAAACCCAGTATTAGGTAATCCTGTAATATCCCCTAACTTTGGTACTCTAAAATCTAAATGAACCTTTTTGATTCCTACCCGTGGCGTACGTCGTGGGGAAGTGGGGAATCCTCTCCCTAAGGCCTAAACGAAAAGCGTCATTACTCGTTACGCGCCCAcgcctagggtttcaaaaagaggGACCCTCTTTTGTTTTCAGAGATTATTAGTTTTTAGTGGAAAGTAAGAAAAGCAGGAAACAAACGTCTTTTCTCCTTCTACCGTTGCAGTTCGCTAGTATCCATCAACAACGTCTTCTATCTCATTAGCTTGCTTTTAACTCTCTTGAAATCTAGGgtgtttttttgtcttcttttacCAGTTGCAGACATCTAGGGTTTCTCTTTGTCAATGGACTGTGCCCTAACCGGCTCGTTCATAGCGAAGCAACTCGCCTCATGCGACAAAAAAACCAGAGACAGGGctctccaaaccctaaaaacatgGCTTCCTTCGCAGCACCAAGTGCCcgaagaagagatgaagaagatctgGAAAGGGCTCTTCTACTGTGTCTGGCACGCGGACAAGCAACCCGTACAGCTCGAGCTCATCAATCGTCTCACTTCGTTGCTCGTAAGTCTAGATCTCGTTGTTTCTTTTCAATACATTGAGGTTTTTTTGACTACAATGGGTCGTGAGTGGAGTGGTATCGATTTTCTGAGGTTGGATAAGTTTTACCTTTTGTTTAGGAGGTTTATCCACAATTTGTTCTTTCTGTTGAAGAAGAATTCATGGGATATTGAGCTTTTGAGTCGTTTTATGGGTGTTTTGGAGGAGAAGACTTTGTTGGCTAATGATAAGTATCCAGCTCAGGGTGTTAATTACCATATCTCTGAGATTTTCTTGGATGAACTCAAGCCTTTTCTTCCAATTAGGAGGGAAGCACTAGATGCCTTGTTGAGTCCTTTCTTTTCTGTGATGATGAAATCTGCAGACAAGGTTCAGTTGAATAAGATTAAATCCAGCATGTTTGGGTGCTTGCTTAGAAATGGAAGAAAGCTTTTGGATCTCAGAAAATCAGGGGATGATGTTGATTCCAGTGATGAAGTGGTGTTATTTGGGACAATAGCTTTGAATTTGGGACTTTCCTCAAAGTTCTTTGATATGGGTTCTTCTTCAGACTGTCTTCAAGGCAATAGGAAAGTGTTGTTTGCTTTGCATAAGGAGTTTCTCAAGTTAGCGAAGGATTTGGAAAATGCTGGGATAGAGATTCCGTATCCGCAGGTTGAAGATGGCAATGCAGATGAGGTGCCTGATTTGATTCCTATTATCGGGCAGGATGTTCAAGCAGCTGAAGTCTCCTCAGAGCCAGTTGAGGTGGCTGCTGTAGTTGCTAATGGTTCAGCTGACAAACCTtcgaagaagaataagaaggcCAAGAAGGCATTGGTTGGAAATGGGAAAAAAGCtaaaaaagttaaaaagaaTAAGAATGTTGTTCCTGACTCCATGGTGTTAGAAAATGGCACCACCTCTGATGACCAGAATGAGGTTGTAAATGTAAACAATGGCGAGAATTCAAATGATGATGGTGAAGTGAAGGATAAGGATAACAGCGACATTGCAGATATTGATATTTCAAATGGAAACCTGACACATGATGGAAATTTGATTGCATTCAGTGAATCTGTGATATCAAATCTACAGATGCAGTTTGAGAAAGTTGCTGCTGAGGTTGGCATGGGTGTGGATGGTATGAGCTCACTTGATTCACCTACATCAGTGATTAATCGCTCTGTatcaaaaaagagaaagagatcaaAGAGTACAGATGGGCAGGTTTCTCATACTCTGGGTTTGTGTAATCCGGGAGTTGTCGGAGGTAGTGCAGCTGGAAAGAGTGGGGAAAATAGTGCCAAGAAGGTCAGGTTTTCCATGAAAAATAATTTGGTGTGGAAACCCCACAGTCCCTTACCTCCACAAAGTTTGAGGTTACCACCATCTGCGACTCCTAGAGGTAGTGCACTTAAGAAAGGGATTCCTGCAGGCCCTATTAGAGAGATTCCACCCACAACAAAAAGGGTGAAGCTGAAGACAAGTTCTGTCAAGAAGGGGCGGAAGGCTAAAAAGAGTGTTTTGCCAGCCATCAAACAATTAAGGAAGTTGCGATCCCTTTCTGTTTAATCCAATTGTGGTATCAGGATTGTATTGTATCACTTCGAGTGTCAGTGCTGTTATGTTTTAATTTATCAAAGTTTAAACCTCTGGCAACAGGTGCTCTGCTGTTCCTTATTCTACATTTCAGTGGAATAAGAAATATTGATGTGATTTCATGAATGATTCTTTTGTCAAAACAGTAAATGTTGGCTTTAGTAAAACACGCTTTCTGGTTGGACatgataaatttttttcctaAAATGTTTTTGATAAATAAGATGAGAGATATGTTATTGCTTGTATGCCTTGCTTCTCCTTGCTCTGCATATCATGTTTTTTACAATGATTACTGCATGATGCTGAATATCCAAAAATAAATGGTGTGCTAGTGTATAAATATTGAAATGGTACTAATGTGTTCTATCGTTTCTGTGCCTCTTGATGCATTCTTctggaatttttttcttccttgaatCACTTCAAAAGGATTCACAATTTAATAATATCTCGGATTTTTTAGTTATTGAATGACATAATTTCTGATATCTGTATGTACTAATATGACTAGATTTTTCAGGGCAtggtttaaaataaaattacagcACTCTGTGCTACCTGTTTCCTAAAAATAGGCAATCTGCCTGTGTCTGGCAATTCATTTAAgtaaaaaaaatgagttttactTCCGTACCTGATTAATATACATAACCTAGAGGGAGCAGAGGATGCTGTCATGTTACCTACTCGAAAATTTCACTATTTGCTTTTCTTTGTCAGGTCTTTTCTATCTTGTTCTCGTGGTCTTTGCTTTTCTTGATTGACTTCTATTTAGTATTGGACAAGATTCTTTTGTGACTCATGAATACTTACGTACTCTCATTAGGTCTAATGTCTTCAAACCAGAGCTATAGCTTGGTGCATCCCaagaaaccctaaccttaaaCATAGAACTTAGAGCTAAATTGCAAATGGACTAAAGTCTGAATTGGGATAGATCAAGTAGGAAAAAATTAGGGGAAATGGGGGATATTCTGTATCTCAAAAACCAGATATCCGAATAGGCTGAAACTCAAGTCGAGTAGCCCTTCTAGACTGTCAAACTAAACCCCAAAATTTAATTGGAATCCAATGACAATTGAAGGGTGCGATTGGCTAAGTTTTGGATCTCGGGTACAGCAGGGTAGGGGGTTACCCGCTGTTAGAGAAGGATTTTAAACTGAGGTTCATTTGTTGGTAATGATGGGTTTAGATGCTGGTGACTGATTCCAAGTTTGGGAGCAGTTGGAAATGAAAATTTGAAGttatgaagaaaataaatgatcCAGATAGCtcacataatgggcttattttattagtaataagccttgggttggttatgtatgtgttgggcttttgattccatgtgttttcattgtaataggccactttaatgggcgtAATATATGGGTAGAAGGTAGGCATACAGGATTTACAGTATCACTTTagttagtcttttattttaagctGTTTTCCAAGTTATTTAGACTTTAGATACCTTGGAACACTCTCACCTATGTGTGGGATGTTTCTTGTTAGGATTATGTTTCCTTTTTTAGCTATGTTTGCTATTAGCTATTTGGATTTTAATATCCTAGTCCAATTAGGATTGTCTTCAATTTCTCTATAGATAGATTGTAAGAGCCAAGGCCCATTCACGATTTGATGAATAATAGACTTGAGCTTTTGGTTCAATGGAGTGTTGTGCAATTCAGTAGAGGGTGAGAGATCCTTGGAGGGCAGTGAGACGCTGTTCCTTGTTCGTAGTGGAAAGCCATAGTTATCGATTTTTCTTCTTTACGCTGTTTTCTATCATTCAAGTAAGCTTTAATGCATCTGTTTTTATTCAAACTTGCTGTTAACTATTTAATCTGATTTTTGATAAGATTATCGTCTCTTCTATTTGCTGATTACCTATTGTTTATATTGATAATAACATCACAGTCATAACCCTCTCAAATTGATCTAGCggctattctttttttttagtccTTTTGATCAGAATCGGGATTCCTTATAGTGAGGAATCTGATGGTCAGATTCCTCCCTAAACCCTCAAGAGGCACCTTTGAACAAGGATTGGTGCTGAtctgatttaattaaatttctcATGATTCTGCTTATTTTCTGAACTAGATCTGATTCTTGTCTAATTACCTTAAATCCAAGCCATTAGTTTTGAATCATATTTTGGAGATTGAAATAGCCTACTAAGAGTAACACTTGATCAGCTGTTTAGGCTGATCTGATTTTCTGATTTCGAGTACTTTAATTTCTCATGTTTCCTGAATTTTTGTTTCAGATTTACTCATTCTCTAATTACTCTTAACCTGACACTTGGATCATTGCTCAATTTTGGGAATCATCTGTTCTAATTGTGTGAGTGATCGTCAGACTTTGACCTGTATCTGAGAAGGTTGGCTTTCCTAtttgggttttctattttttggtgaactatttgggtttatttgggatCTTGTAAGGTGTTTAGCttgaacctagggttcatcctacctTCTCCCCCACCAATAAAGGTGGCTGAAGTGAGGGGAAACCGTGGCTATGTAGAAGTAAGAAGGAAAGAATAtagaaaagagaatgaagaagatgGCAGGGAAATACAAAAACTAACTATAGATTGAAGAGATgaaccagaagaagaaatcggTTATGATGAAGAAGATATCAGTACATCACAATGCTTACAAGTAGCTATCAAAGCCAAAAAGAAAATCAACTTTCATTAATTCAAAATTCACTCTAACCTTCTTGGTACAATGCTATGGTGACCTTCTTGGTACATTGCTATGGTGAGTGATATGATTAGATACAATAACTGTCATGTACATATTCTATTTTTCGGAGAGCCACTAAGAATCATATATCTACTATGCATGCTATTTTTAACTTGTTTCAAGATTTATTTGATCAACAAATCAATTTTAAGCAAAGTGGTATTCTTTTTTGTAGAAATGTATATATTGAAGTTAGGAATATGGTGAATTGTAGCTTGGAGCGAGCTATTTATTAGGTACCCCatgttttccatattttttcaaTGTAACAGATCTCACACTTGGATCTGGAAGATTCCTTTACTTTCTCTGTCTTCACACTTAAATTTGTCTTTAATTCTATTCCAACTTATTGAAtgtcctattttttatttttctactaaAATATGTAATATATTAGATTCTATTAATTTCTGATTTTGGAAAGGGATTGATAATTCTGATAAAAAATGGTTTATTTCTTGGAGTTCTATAAAATGTCATAAATCTCATGGTTTGGGTTTTTGCAGTA
The sequence above is a segment of the Telopea speciosissima isolate NSW1024214 ecotype Mountain lineage chromosome 7, Tspe_v1, whole genome shotgun sequence genome. Coding sequences within it:
- the LOC122667581 gene encoding ribosomal RNA processing protein 1 homolog isoform X2, with protein sequence MDCALTGSFIAKQLASCDKKTRDRALQTLKTWLPSQHQVPEEEMKKIWKGLFYCVWHADKQPVQLELINRLTSLLVSLDLVVSFQYIEVFLTTMGREWSGIDFLRLDKFYLLFRRFIHNLFFLLKKNSWDIELLSRFMGVLEEKTLLANDKYPAQGVNYHISEIFLDELKPFLPIRREALDALLSPFFSVMMKSADKVQLNKIKSSMFGCLLRNGRKLLDLRKSGDDVDSSDEVVLFGTIALNLGLSSKFFDMGSSSDCLQGNRKVLFALHKEFLKLAKDLENAGIEIPYPQVEDGNADEVPDLIPIIGQDVQAAEVSSEPVEVAAVVANGSADKPSKKNKKAKKALVGNGKKAKKVKKNKNVVPDSMVLENGTTSDDQNEVVNVNNGENSNGNLTHDGNLIAFSESVISNLQMQFEKVAAEVGMGVDGMSSLDSPTSVINRSVSKKRKRSKSTDGQVSHTLGLCNPGVVGGSAAGKSGENSAKKVRFSMKNNLVWKPHSPLPPQSLRLPPSATPRGSALKKGIPAGPIREIPPTTKRVKLKTSSVKKGRKAKKSVLPAIKQLRKLRSLSV
- the LOC122667581 gene encoding ribosomal RNA processing protein 1 homolog isoform X1; this translates as MDCALTGSFIAKQLASCDKKTRDRALQTLKTWLPSQHQVPEEEMKKIWKGLFYCVWHADKQPVQLELINRLTSLLVSLDLVVSFQYIEVFLTTMGREWSGIDFLRLDKFYLLFRRFIHNLFFLLKKNSWDIELLSRFMGVLEEKTLLANDKYPAQGVNYHISEIFLDELKPFLPIRREALDALLSPFFSVMMKSADKVQLNKIKSSMFGCLLRNGRKLLDLRKSGDDVDSSDEVVLFGTIALNLGLSSKFFDMGSSSDCLQGNRKVLFALHKEFLKLAKDLENAGIEIPYPQVEDGNADEVPDLIPIIGQDVQAAEVSSEPVEVAAVVANGSADKPSKKNKKAKKALVGNGKKAKKVKKNKNVVPDSMVLENGTTSDDQNEVVNVNNGENSNDDGEVKDKDNSDIADIDISNGNLTHDGNLIAFSESVISNLQMQFEKVAAEVGMGVDGMSSLDSPTSVINRSVSKKRKRSKSTDGQVSHTLGLCNPGVVGGSAAGKSGENSAKKVRFSMKNNLVWKPHSPLPPQSLRLPPSATPRGSALKKGIPAGPIREIPPTTKRVKLKTSSVKKGRKAKKSVLPAIKQLRKLRSLSV